One window from the genome of Podospora pseudocomata strain CBS 415.72m chromosome 1 map unlocalized CBS415.72m_1.2, whole genome shotgun sequence encodes:
- a CDS encoding uncharacterized protein (EggNog:ENOG503PU7Q), with product MLSCLTSSAAGRSQDTSHRVTRAFQKSTERQGFTRLLSLSALRSDLDLSTFPEPSSVSCGPSDRPAHHPPSGRQLPSHVNMSFVKKEEGGHIKAEPGGKFDMSKIPMAPPKATSKALMKPKDEGKPNFFALPEYKPPAGRGRRKGRYRGGNHITHSVGSFRIKTVYNRDRDEVKMSVSSINAFTPSALRRARAEADWASVERTIFEKLRRAHFNIQPVPDDFGKLGVCMSHSLIFHAPIGFGSMDDSNSVLINSDVSFRVRPMNNLPQPTPMQYQVNDFKRGSAPVIKTEPSSAAPSTSSAASQELKSIFSLQGPVPAFSLFGSTLPGAR from the exons ATGTTATCCTGCCTGACATCTTCCGCAGCAGGAAGGAGCCAAGACACCTCCCACCGTGTCACGCGTGCCTTCCAAAAGTCTACTGAACGGCAAGGTTTCACGCGTCTTCTTTCACTCTCAGCATTGCGTTCCGACCTCGACCTCTCGACCTTTCCAGAACCATCTTCAGTCTCTTGTGGCCCCTCAGATcgcccagctcatcatcctccttccGGACGGCAATTGCCTAGCCACGTCAACATGTCGTTCGTTaagaaggaagaagggggccACATCAAGGCCGAGCCCGGTGGAAAGTTTGACATGTCGAAGATTCCAATGGCTCCCCCCAAGGccacctccaaagccttGATGAAGCCCAAAGACGAGGGCAAACCG AACTTCTTCGCACTGCCCGAGTACAAACCGCCGGCCGGCCGTGGTCGCCGCAAGGGTCGCTATCGAGGTGGAAACCACATCACCCATTCTGTCGGCAGTTTTCGCATAAAGACAGTGTACAACCGTGACCGTGATGAAGTCAAAATGTCTGTCTCAAGCATCAATGCATTCACTCCATCTGCCTTGAGAAGGGCGCGCGCAGAAGCGGACTGGGCTTCGGTCGAGCGAACTATTTTCGAGAAATTACGTCGAGCCCATTTCAACATTCAGCCAGTTCCTGATGACTTTGGCAAGCTCGGCGTGTGTATGAGCCATTCTTTGATTTTCCATGCTCCCATTGGTTTTGGGTCAATGGACGACAGCAATTCGGTTCTCATCAACAGTGACGTGTCTTTCAGAGTTCGCCCTATGAACAATTTACCCCAGCCTACCCCGATGCAGTATCAGGTCAACGATTTCAAGCGCGGTTCTGCCCCAGTCATCAAGACCGAGCCGTCTTCCGCTGCGCCTTCCACAAGCAGCGCTGCTTCACAGGAACTCAAATCGATCTTCTCTCTCCAGGGGCCCGTTCCTGCGTTTTCCCTTTTCGGCTCGACCCTCCCGGGCGCCCGCTAG
- the PHR1,CRY-2 gene encoding Deoxyribodipyrimidine photolyase (EggNog:ENOG503NUHD; COG:L; COG:T) codes for MAPKFPPSRCPCGQCRANKGSWKRIGSGRDVRDTMTSTTIGRLGVRLAIAAILTCRCTKQTGHRCKQVFAVFLLSSFTKSPMFLLLRACRLSQGIASLSTLHLHSHYCRPALNFTIMPASRYPKRKPSANGAQSTNGTLNGTNGFIKPDPDQPPPEKKRKTVLAEPPSEPSLSSDPLRGPHPFHQDAEKHGIVLRKYYPHEMSTARARAYNNNELPRPIELLKAAQADTAEHRANTPVAGAVVHWFKMDLRTTDNTALFCASQKAQAAGVPLIALYILSPQDFEAHLTAPVRVDFMLRTLEILKKDLAALDIPLWVETVKKRKEIPSRIVELMSEWGASHLFANMEYEVDELRRDARMARLLAKRGLVMDVLHDTCIVPPGRLTSGSGGQYAVYTPWFRTWVRHVHENLDLLELVESPTKNPESTRQKLAHLFECPIPSAPENKTLSKEDRERFRALWPAGEHEAMKRLSKFADQAIGKYQQNRNIPSNPGTSSLSVHFASGTLSARTAVRTARGRNNTKKLDGGNEGIQTWISEVAWRDFYKHVLVQWPYICMNKPFKPEYANIEWSYNMEHFDAWKEGRTGFPIVDAAMRQLRSMGWVHNRCRMIVASFLCKDLLLDWRMGEKYFMEHLVDGDFASNNGGWGFSASVGVDPQPYFRIFNPLLQSEKFDPDGEYIRKWVPELKEVKGKAIHDPYGRGAAALAIKAGYPKHIVEHKGARERTLAAYKKGIDSGL; via the exons ATGGCCCCAAAATTcccgccatcaaggtgtcCCTGCGGTCAGTGCCGCGCTAACAAAGGAAGCTGGAAACGGATCGGATCGGGGCGCGATGTCAGAGACACCATGACGTCCACCACGATCGGGCGGCTGGGGGTCCGATTGGCGATCGCTGCAATCTTGACGTGCCGCTGCACAAAACAAACGGGCCACCGCTGTAAGCAAGTGTTTGCAGTGTTCCTTCTTTCCTCTTTCACAAAAAGTCCCATGTTTCTCCTACTTCGTGCTTGTAGACTCTCGCAAGGTATTGCATCTCTGTCCACTCTCCACCTACACTCCCACTACTGTCGGCCAGCTCTcaacttcaccatcatgCCGGCTAGTAGATATCCCAAACGAAAGCCCTCCGCCAACGGTGCGCAAAGCACTAATGGCACGTTGAATGGTACCAACGGGTTCATCAAGCCCGACCCTGACCAACCGCCTCCAgagaagaagcgcaagaCCGTCCTCGCCGAACCCCCTTCCGAACCATCTCTGTCGTCAGACCCCTTGCGAGGGCCGCACCCCTTCCACCAAGATGCCGAAAAACATGGCATCGTCCTCCGGAAGTACTACCCTCACGAAATGTCCACTGCGCGTGCCAGGGCATACAACAACAATGAGTTGCCCCGACCTATCGAGCTGCTAAAGGCTGCACAGGCAGATACAGCTGAACACAGAGCCAACACGCCAGTTGCAGGGGCGGTGGTGCACTGGTTCAAGATGGACTTGAGAACAACAGACAACACGGCTCTGTTTTGTGCCAGTCAAAAGGCTCAGGCTGCTGGCGTGCCACTCATTGCGCTGTACATCCTCAGTCCGCAAGACTTCGAGGCACACTTGACTGCTCCTGTGAGGGTGGACTTTATGCTGCGGACACTGGAAATCTTGAAGAAGGACCTTGCGGCGCTGGATATCCCTCTCTGGGTCGAGACtgtgaagaagagaaaggagatACCAAGCAGGATTGTGGAGCTGATGAGCGAATGGGGAGCTAGTCACTTATTTGCCAACATGGAGTACGAAGTGGACGAGCTGAGAAGGGACGCCAGGATGGCGAGACTGCTGGCAAAAAGGGGGCTTGTCATGGATGTGTTGCATGATACCTGTATTGTGCCGCCGGGGAGGCTGACAAGTGGAAGCGGTGGGCAATATGCAGTGTACACACCCTGGTTCAGGACTTGGGTTCGACACGTTCACGAGAATCTAGACTTGTTGGAGCTGGTTGAATCCCCAACGAAGAATCCCGAGTCCACGAGACAAAAGCTTGCTCATCTCTTCGAGTGTCCAATACCCTCAGCACCAGAAAACAAGACCCTGAGCAAGGAGGATCGGGAACGGTTTCGGGCTTTATGGCCGGCTGGGGAGCACGAGGCAATGAAACGGTTGTCCAAGTTTGCAGACCAAGCCATTGGGAAATACCAACAAAACCGAAACATCCCTTCCAACCCCGGCACCTCCAGCCTTTCTGTTCACTTTGCCAGTGGTACACTCAGCGCGAGGACAGCTGTTCGGACAGCCCGTGGTCGTAACAATACGAAAAAACTCGACGGAGGGAACGAGGGGATCCAGACTTGGATCAGCGAGGTTGCGTGGAGGGACTTTTACAAGCATGTGCTAGTCCAATGGCCGTATATCTG CATGAACAAGCCCTTCAAACCAGAGTACGCCAACATTGAGTGGTCTTACAACATGGAGCACTTTGATGCTTGGAAAGAAGGACGTACCGGATTTCCCATCGTCGACGCCGCCATGCGCCAGCTCCGTTCCATGGGTTGGGTGCACAACCGCTGCCGGATGATTGTTGCTTCCTTTCTGTGCAAGGATCTGCTTCTTGactggaggatgggggagaagTACTTTATGGAGCATCTTGTCGACGGCGATTTTGCGAGCAATAacggaggatggggtttttCGGCATCAGTGGGCGTGGACCCGCAGCCATACTTCCGCATCTTCAACCCGCTGCTGCAGAGTGAGAAGTTTGACCCTGATGGAGAGTACATTCGCAAGTGGGTTCCAgagctgaaggaggtcaagggcAAGGCTATCCACGACCCATATGGGCGAGGGGCTGCTGCCTTGGCTATCAAGGCAGGGTATCCGAAGCACATTGTTGAGCATAAAGGTGCAAGAGAAAGGACATTGGCTGCATACAAGAAGGGAATAGACAGCGGTCTTTGA
- the RPS21 gene encoding 40S ribosomal protein S21 (EggNog:ENOG503P5CA; COG:J) codes for MRAQPAVHFLFESCGGVDSGLCTQAHRPRHPPNHSKTDRNSRLLKFCQSCPLRHRKANPNPSFRSTHHQVAAMENDKGEIVDLYVPRKCSATGRIIKAKDHGSCQITIAKVDENGRAIQGENIIYALSGFVRAMGESDDALNRLAQRDGLLKNVWSAQR; via the exons ATGAGGGCCCAACCTGCGGTCCACTTCCTTTTTGAGAGCTGTGGTGGGGTCGATTCTGGTCTGTGCACACAAGCCCACAGACCCCGGCACCCACCAAATCACTCCAAAACTGATCGAAATTCAAGACTCTTGAAATTTTGCCAGTCCTGCCCTCTCCGACACCGCAAAGCAAACCCAAACCCGTCTTTTCGCAGCACTCATCACCAAGTCGCAGCCATGGAGAACGACAAGGGAGAGATCGTCGATCT TTACGTCCCCCGCAAGTGCTCTGCGACGGGCCGcatcatcaaggccaaggacCACGGTTCTTGCCAGatcaccatcgccaaggTCGACGAGAACGGCCGGGCCATCCAGGGCGAGAACATCATCTATGCTCTCTCCGGTTTCGTTCGCGCCATGGGCGAGAGCGACGATGCTCTGAACAGACTTGCTCAGCGTGACGGTCTCCTTAAGAACGTCTGGTCTGCCCAGAGATAA
- the SLX4_1 gene encoding 5'-flap endonuclease (COG:L; EggNog:ENOG503Q4XE), giving the protein MNTKLHFIFFFPTLVAILSTFSISRRTLPRTGRILPRGLKMFSSPPRGMVRDEHLVVISSSPEFPSLCDLVPTTKPTTLHSGKNGATIPGDASTTFTSATTMWRAAQHPDAEDVSGPEVGIPMPALNDTALDKSKPKSKPRAPTKTRTKKDPPLLVAGDSVILLKSSGVDVSVSKNRAKQPKSVQETTQTTIAKGKVTKPATKEKVTKKKVETVSRHFAKEPSTSKPPTTNSTDAVVPVEEDGPVILEPALQRRFDWTPPRESLPRQLIPVADSPVERSTWSVESPEANVFKALHDKFGRTSDDVQSVGPGSETSSLDVLGKRKLIEMVQTAAASISNINANGKALAESPIKSKAVKKKPRTITELATAAYRNQEEPSKQDSLLGYLDTSDAQTGSSSTVLRGKGKLGKKPAKPRPSKKKPEPKKPILLSPESALRQVAQQDFVFGTSSQLAIEDDPDLLRALHEAMRLSNDTTDDPFAIPSPVTSDLAVRRKPARLLWGASARDEDGALLDMEILDLTESPPSAHSQSRANDEESLDDSVQMMEQSLPPPPTKAPEPMREASPPTPGADEQRHTGNSIFDTTDSSAETGSEAHAPPKFHIANAVVEQIPEPNDADWDDYIDFDLPPSNQEHHEFLLIQSSSPQLAHSPITPNLQPASPSSKPTADPSILLQSGPMAPSRPKYELFTDAQLARDISKFGFKPIKKRSAMIALLHQCWTSRVQSATGGAATSVLTISTTTSQAASKSSTAAAAISPRGRPRKNSGTAAPSADYSSLKVPELKKLLKERSLKQSGNKPNLIARLQDYDMQRKTSAGLASPRGRPRKETASSPKKTKPREKSPAIRATSPRRSRSPATTPRRSKPQGRDGVIEIPDSDADSDLDDPILSSPPSAARNARPADEDMFSSPPRVDLSINEDAEMSLIASPTTEQVSVFAYITKAITSAPSSKDPTDPSWYEKILMYDPIILEDLALWLNAGQLDKAGYDGEVSPADVKQWCESKSVCCLWRVSLRGLERKRL; this is encoded by the exons ATGAATACT AAACTGCACTttatcttcttttttccgACTCTTGTTGCCATCCTGTCGACCTTCAGCATCTCCCGTCGCACCCTTCCACGCACCGGGCGCATCCTGCCTCGGGGCTTGAAGATGTTCTCTTCTCCACCCAGAGGCATGGTGCGCGACGAGCATCTGGTCGTCATATCTTCTTCTCCCGAATTTCCCTCACTTTGCGACCTTGTCCCGACGACTAAACCGACGACACTCCACAGCGGCAAGAATGGTGCTACGATCCCCGGTGATGCGTCAACAACGTTTACGAGCGCTACGACGATGTGGCGGGCAGCCCAACATCCAGATGCAGAGGACGTTTCAGGCCCGGAGGTTGGGATTCCAATGCCAGCTCTGAATGATACTGCGCTCGACAAGTCGAAACCAAAGTCCAAACCCCGAGCGCCCACGAAAACAAGGACAAAGAAAGACCCTCCGCTTCTAGTGGCGGGTGACAGTGTAATTCTTTTGAAATCCTCGGGGGTTGATGTCTCGGTCTCGAAGAACAGGGCGAAACAACCAAAGTCGGTTCAGGagacaacacaaacaacaatTGCTAAGGGCAAGGTGACCAAGCCAGCCACCAAGGAGAAGGTCACGAAAAAGAAAGTGGAGACAGTCAGCAGGCATTTTGCAAAGGAACCGTCAACATCGAAACCTCCAACGACAAACTCAACAGATGCTGTGGTACCAGTAGAAGAGGACGGACCGGTGATTCTGGAGCCAGCTCTGCAAAGGAGATTCGATTGGACCCCGCCACGCGAAAGCCTACCCCGACAATTAATACCTGTGGCTGATTCACCAGTGGAAAGATCAACATGGTCAGTGGAATCGCCAGAAGCCAATGTCTTCAAGGCTCTTCATGATAAGTTCGGTCGGACGTCTGATGATGTGCAATCAGTTGGCCCCGGTTCAGAGACAAGTTCACTGGATGTGTTGGGCAAGAGAAAGCTCATCGAGATGGTGCAGACGGCTGCCGCGAgcatctccaacatcaatGCGAATGGCAAAGCCCTTGCAGAATCCCCAATCAAGTCaaaggctgtcaagaagaagccacGCACGATCACGGAGCTGGCTACTGCAGCCTACAGAAACCAGGAAGAGCCGTCTAAGCAAGATTCGCTCCTCGGCTACCTCGACACGTCAGATGCGCAGACTGGGTCATCGAGTACGGTGTTGAGAGGTAAAGGGAAGCTTGGGAAGAAACCTGCAAAGCCAAGACCATCTAAGAAGAAGCCTGAGCCCAAAAAGCCCATCTTGTTGTCCCCAGAGAGTGCCTTGAGACAAGTGGCCCAACAGGATTTCGTGTTTGGAACTTCCAGTCAACTTGCGATAGAGGATGACCCCGATTTGCTACGTGCGCTTCACGAGGCGATGAGGTTGTCAAACGACACGACAGATGACCCCTTTGCAATTCCCAGCCCGGTGACAAGCGATCTTGCGGTTCGCAGGAAACCTGCGCGTCTTCTCTGGGGGGCTAGCGCGCGAGATGAGGACGGCGCTCTTCTGGACATGGAGATATTGGATTTGACTGAATCACCTCCTTCCGCTCATTCGCAATCTCGTGCCAATGACGAGGAATCGTTGGATGACTCTGTGCAGATGATGGAGCAGTCtttgccaccgccgccgaccaAGGCGCCAGAGCCTATGAGggaagcatcaccaccaacgccgGGGGCGGATGAACAAAGACATACTGGCAATAGTATATTTGACACCACCGATTCATCTGCAGAGACCGGGTCCGAAGCGCATGCTCCGCCAAAGTTCCATATCGCCAACGCCGTAGTCGAACAAATTCCCGAGCCGAATGACGCAGATTGGGATGACTATATTGACTTTGACCTTCCACCATCCAACCAAGAGCATCACGAATTTTTGTTGATACAGTCGAGCAGCCCACAGCTCGCGCATTCGCCCATCACTCCAAATCTACAACCAGCATCCCCATCCAGTAAACCCACCGCCGACCCGTCTATTCTGTTGCAATCTGGGCCTATGGCTCCATCCAGACCAAAGTATGAACTCTTCACCGATGCCCAGCTAGCACGAGATATCTCCAAGTTTGGGTTCAAACCTATAAAGAAACGTTCAGCCATGATTGCGCTTCTTCACCAGTGTTGGACAAGCAGGGTTCAGTCAGCCACAGGAGGCGCGGCTACCAGTGTGCTGAccatatccaccaccacctcccaagcTGCCTCCAAATCGAGCACGGCTGCTGCGGCGATCAGTCCACGAGGTCGACCAAGGAAGAATTCGGGCACGGCAGCACCATCAGCTGATTACAGTAGTCTGAAGGTCCcggagctgaagaagctgtTAAAGGAGCGTAGCCTCAAGCAGTCAGGGAATAAGCCAAACCTCATCGCCCGTCTTCAAGATTATGATATGCAGAGGAAGACATCTGCCGGTCTCGCATCTCCACGGGGAAGGCCACGCAAAGAGACGGCAAGCTCCCCGAAAAAAACCAAGCCCCGTGAAAAATCTCCTGCAATACGAGCTACCTCTCCAAGGCGTAGTAGATCACCTGCCACAACGCCACGTCGAAGTAAACCACAAGGCAGGGATGGAGTGATTGAGATTCCCGACTCGGATGCCGACTCTGACCTAGATGATCCCATACTCTCGTCCCCGCCTTCAGCTGCAAGAAATGCTCGACCAGCAGATGAAGACATgttttcttctcctccccgggTAGATCTGTCCATCAATGAAGATGCAGAAATGTCTCTCATTGCCAGTCCAACCACGGAGCAAGTCTCTGTGTTTGCATACATTACAAAAGCTATCACATCAGCACCTTCATCCAAAGACCCCACTGACCCCTCCTGGTATGAGAAGATCTTGATGTATGATCCGATTATTCTCGAGGATTTGGCATTGTGGCTCAATGCAGGACAGCTGGACAAGGCGGGATATGATGGGGAGGTCTCACCAGCGGATGTCAAGCAGTGGTGTGAGAGCAAGAGTGTTTGTTGTCTGTGGCGGGTCAGCTTGCGagggctggagaggaagaggctgtgA
- the SLX4_2 gene encoding 5'-flap endonuclease (COG:L; EggNog:ENOG503Q4XE), whose product MPGNNGFMPSILNDSLPMMLLVCQREWAGNKRGRSKPRLIAPSFRRSPHHGDRKPFDDENSVSEGEPGRFFSPIWSLLLFWFVLNMSSLHFVVISRSSGFAHSFRLSDTTRSLSLTTVHSVLNASKRSFVTTSRNQDQGPLFEKTKTMDPKLYTKSAAPSSTKWPAPSPSASILVISPTNKVLLLKRVKTASSFASAHVFPGGNVDEFHDGVTAQDEHLDNIVYRNAAIRETFEETGILLSKSPVEVSDEVRDKGRKDVYNRQITFGDWVKNHGGVPDTDSLIPFTRWITPPPAKKRFTTQMYLYFLPVSSANSFSEKPSKIHTPTPEGEQEKEHTSAEWEYPLTWLSKAQSGEIMLYPPQFYLLNLLSPFLNNSNTDYATQRKGVRQFLEKVPTSSGEYDSFDGKLKPKVSNTHLIGWKDKVISPSVMFAPGQLYRDETVLSLESPGTELGAQKGNTRGGDAERVVVVEFERKSGPRGIKIVDRGEVGRLWEEKERKGARI is encoded by the exons ATGCCTGGAAACAATGGATTTATGCCTTCAATTCTGAATGACAGTCTGCCTATGATGCTGTTAGTGTGTCAGCGGGAATGGGCCGGAAATAAGCGGGGCCGAAGCAAACCGAGGTTGATAGCGCCAAGTTTCAGAAGATCCCCTCATCACGGTGACCGGAAACCGTTTGACGATGAGAATAGCGTGAGTGAGGGGGAACCTGGACGGTTCTTTTCCCCAATTTGGAGTCTTCTTCTATTTTGGTTTGTATTAAACATGAGCTCTTTGCATTTTGTCGTCATATCCAGGAGTTCTGGCTTTGCTCACTCATTCCGGCTCTCTGACACGACGCGCTCACTCTCACTCACAACCGTCCACTCGGTGCTCAACGCCAGCAAGAGAAGTTTCGTCACAACGTCGAGAAATCAGGACCAAGGGCCCCTTTttgaaaaaacaaaaacaatgGACCCCAAACTGTACACCAAGTCAGCTGCACCGTCGTCGACCAAGTGGCCTGCGCCCAGTCCCAGTGCCAGCATCCTGGTCATCTCGCCCACCAACAAAGTAttgctgttgaagagagTCAAGACGGCCTCTTCTTTTGCGTCCGCGCATGTGTTCCCTGGTGGCAACGTGGATGAGTTTCATGATGGGGTGACGGCCCAGGATGAGCACCTGGACAATATCGTCTATCGAAATGCTGCCATCCGTGAGACTTTTGAAGAGACGGGTATTTTGTTGAGTAAAAGCCCTGTTGAAGTCAGTGATGAAGTGAGGGACAAGGGACGAAAGGATGTCTACAACAGACAGATCACCTTTGGGGATTGGGTCAAGAACCATGGTGGTGTGCCGGACACAG actccctcatccccttcacCAGATGGAtcaccccacccccagccaAAAAGCGCTTCACAACCCAAATGTACCTCTACTTCCTCCCGGTATCCTCCGCCAACTCGTTCTCCGAAAAGCCCAGCAAGATCCACACCCCTACCCCAGAAGGCGAGCAGGAAAAGGAGCACACCTCTGCGGAGTGGGAGTACCCCCTCACCTGGCTGTCCAAGGCCCAAAGCGGGGAGATTATGCTTTACCCACCGCAATTCTACCTCTTGaatctcctctccccctttttGAACAACTCCAATACGGATTATGCCACGCAgcggaagggggtgaggcaATTTTTGGAAAAGGTGCCGACTTCAAGTGGGGAGTACGACTCGTTTGATGGAAAGCTCAAGCCCAAGGTGTCGAATACCCATCTGATTGGCTGGAAGGACAAGGTTATCTCGCCTAGTGTGATGTTTGCGCCGGGGCAGCTGTACAGGGACGAGACCGTGTTGAGTTTGGAGTCGCCTGGTACTGAGCTCGGGGCTCAAAAGGGGAACacgaggggaggggatgcggagagggtggtggttgttgagtttGAGAGGAAGAGTGGCCCGAGGGGGATCAAGATTGTTGacaggggggaggtggggaggctgtgggaggagaaggagaggaagggggcgaGGATATGA
- a CDS encoding uncharacterized protein (EggNog:ENOG50; COG:S): MKFLALSLLATSAAAIDLHLEFAGGCSTSGGGYVCTNWNPNSCCSVNAGTFFNSGSFRAIPAAWNIQARGHAPPRCGTIRQQEDSRGRTYVCLGNGPFGGLGYGFNNRKMIRGATVEEEEETETECVQPNVMYLADGTQYNYTAIVEAKLDTVELNEIAKAGASAADIPESYEAFKIVQ; this comes from the coding sequence ATGAAGTTCCTtgccctctcccttctcgccacctccgccgccgccatcgaccTGCACCTCGAGTTCGCAGGCGGCTGCTCAACTTCAGGAGGCGGCTACGTCTGCACCAACTGGAACCCCAACTCGTGCTGCAGCGTTAACGCGGGAACCTTTTTTAACAGCGGCAGCTTCAGAGCCATCCCGGCCGCGTGGAACATCCAGGCGCGCGGGCACGCCCCCCCCAGGTGCGGCACCATTCGCCAGCAGGAGGACAGCCGCGGCCGCACCTACGTCTGCCTGGGCAACGGGCCCTTTGGCGGGCTGGGGTACGGGTTCAACAACAGGAAGATGATTCGCGGCgcgacggtggaggaggaggaggagacggagacaGAGTGCGTGCAGCCGAATGTGATGTACCTGGCTGATGGGACGCAATACAACTACACGGCTATTGTCGAGGCCAAGCTGGACACCGTGGAGCTCAATGAGATTGCCAAAGCTGGCGCGTCGGCGGCGGACATCCCGGAGAGTTACGAGGCTTTCAAGATCGTGCAGTAG
- a CDS encoding uncharacterized protein (COG:Z; EggNog:ENOG503NWHJ), whose translation MITYCLISDQFITKFAYEEYQTPTALGQSLMVVPRASAVVPAQTNAEPVAIHANHHNMVKYTSREDSGYKTVLRHLKDMANDAIKQIPQRWEAEKRSNEGRQS comes from the exons ATGATTACC TACTGCCTGATCAGCGATCAATTTATAACCAAATTCGCCTATGAAGAGTACCAGACTCCAACTGCCCTGGGCCAGTCTCTGATG GTGGTGCCACGTGCTTCAGCCGTTGTGCCTGCCCAGACTAATGCAGAGCCAGTCGCAATCCATGCCAACCATCACAACATGGTTAAATACACATCAAGGGAAGACAGCGGATACAAGACCGTATTAAGACACCTCAAGGACATGGCAAATGACGCTATCAAGCAGATTCCGCAGCGCTGGGAGGCAGAGAAAAGATCTAACGAGGGTAGGCAGTCTTAG
- a CDS encoding uncharacterized protein (COG:S; EggNog:ENOG503P6A6) — MRRRCLPIQFGGRLSPSRHAHVIVPGGSCALALTGRDSVHPLPSPASRSSRPRVSPRPTKFEPIPIFPTYHPKMPLKGYGIWKGTATKWDGTAKPGHGHITFSDTTSTRLDAAVNIESKSSDSRLVYWVIRDLQPVSATFTHSLQALPRGFHPQKGTLKTGSLGLDFLRLNLFHPQDGILLSHNTPGTSHNILDYLNPILNQAVVQKADIYLFGEPYNDKTGIHDIHMNQGNSGQWKKDNGIFQDGGIILAFPDGHWEGIFLAFAVQTYKTDEQGMPVGDTFAKLLGGGKQPGEGDEEEPEPIVGDGIKIEAALVNPHGPDQQPSRGDGETVYLLNRSVTTVDLEGWRIENGSGQSHVLNGVSLAVQSKKGVAVPGVALGNKGGVISLKDNGGKLVHQVKYSRDQAQREGALVYFLQK; from the exons ATGAGACGAAGGTGCCTTCCCATTCAATTCGGTGGAAGGTTGAGTCCCTCCCGCCATGCACATGTGATTGTGCCTG GAGGCAGCTGCGCCCTTGCACTGACGGGGCGGGATTCagttcaccctctcccctcgCCCGCATCCAGATCTTCCAGACCCAGAGTCTCTCCACGGCCCACCAAATTCGAACCAATACCTATTTTCCCAACCTATCACCCCAAAATGCCCCTCAAAGGCTACGGCATCTGGAAAGGCACCGCCACCAAGTGGGACGGGACCGCTAAGCCCGGTCACGGCCACATCACCTTCTCAGACACCACTTCCACCCGCCTAGACGCGGCAGTCAACATCGAAAGCAAGTCTTCCGACTCCCGTCTCGTCTACTGGGTCATTCGCGACCTCCAGCCAGTCTCAGCAACCTTTACCCActccctccaagccctcccACGGGGTTTCCACCCCCAGAAGGGCACACTCAAAACCGGCAGCCTGGGCCTTGACTTCCTCCGCCTaaacctcttccacccccaaGATGGCATTCTTCTCTCACACAACACGCCCGGGACGAGCCACAACATCCTCGACTATCTCAACCCAATCCTGAACCAAGCTGTCGTACAAAAGGCGGACATTTACCTGTTTGGCGAGCCGTACAATGACAAGACCGGGATTCATGATATCCACATGAATCAAGGGAACTCGGGACagtggaagaaggacaaTGGAATTTTTCAAGACGGTGGAATCATCCTTGCCTTTCCTGATGGTCATTGGGAAGGCATATTTCTTGCGTTTGCCGTGCAGACGTACAAGACTGATGAGCAGGGCATGCCGGTTGGCGACACGTTTGCCAAGTTGCTGGGTGGAGGAAAGCAGcctggtgagggtgatgaggaagagccGGAGCCGATTGTAGGAGATGGGATCAAGATTGAGGCTGCATTGGTCAATCCTCATGGACCGGACCAGCAGCCTAGcaggggagatggggagacgGTGTACTTGCTTAATCGTTCTGTGACGACGGTGGACTTGGAGGGTTGGAGGATTGAGAATGGGTCGGGGCAGAGTCATGTCTTGAATGGAGTGTCTTTGGCAGTGCAGAGCAAGAAGGGAGTTGCTGTGCCCGGGGTGGCGTTGGGTAACAAGGGAGGGGTCATTTCTTTGAAGGACAACGGCGGAAAACTGGTGCACCAGGTCAAGTACTCGAGAGATCAGGCTCAGAGGGAGGGAGCGCTGGTGTATTTCTTGCAGAAGTGA